In Agarivorans gilvus, one genomic interval encodes:
- the xdp1 gene encoding exosortase-dependent surface protein XDP1: protein MLKKILLAASCAVSLSAFGATETWSFEDFSRDFYDYGNSFSGTSGSGIGLNLTGWSNTGSGESIEDAYLDYADGNGLTLMNRDEWPIYPDHGIDNSNYLPGYNDYDMVLLSFDTAVNLAGFSLGWAYEYRNGRDRAGRHADVSVLAYNGADAPVLAGSTWNDVADLASGWTSEAQVYDADDYAYQAISSSTESKYWLIGAYNPVFGGSGQYAGNDAFKLAGVQAEPGAQPVNSVPEPGTVLLFAAGLFGIALRTRKR from the coding sequence GTGTTGAAGAAAATTTTATTAGCGGCAAGTTGTGCCGTATCGCTATCGGCCTTTGGTGCGACGGAGACATGGTCTTTCGAGGACTTTTCTCGTGACTTCTATGATTACGGAAATAGTTTCTCTGGCACCTCAGGATCAGGCATTGGCCTTAACTTAACCGGTTGGTCGAATACCGGCTCTGGTGAAAGCATCGAGGATGCATATTTGGATTATGCAGACGGTAATGGTTTAACCTTGATGAACCGTGATGAGTGGCCTATTTATCCGGACCATGGTATTGACAACAGTAACTATCTGCCAGGTTACAATGACTACGACATGGTATTGCTGAGTTTTGATACTGCGGTTAATTTAGCGGGCTTTTCTCTTGGCTGGGCTTATGAGTATCGAAATGGACGAGACCGAGCCGGCCGTCATGCCGATGTCTCAGTATTAGCCTATAACGGAGCAGATGCTCCAGTTTTAGCGGGTAGCACTTGGAATGATGTGGCTGATTTAGCCAGCGGCTGGACCAGTGAAGCGCAAGTTTACGATGCTGACGATTATGCTTATCAAGCGATTTCCAGCAGTACCGAATCAAAATATTGGTTAATTGGCGCTTACAATCCAGTATTTGGCGGGTCTGGGCAATATGCAGGTAACGATGCCTTTAAGTTGGCTGGGGTGCAAGCTGAACCTGGTGCGCAACCAGTCAACAGTGTTCCAGAACCCGGCACTGTGTTGTTGTTCGCTGCGGGCCTATTTGGTATTGCATTGCGTACTAGAAAGCGCTAA
- the prsT gene encoding XrtA/PEP-CTERM system TPR-repeat protein PrsT, with translation MKKLLIAFVLSSLVNVSLANEQMNDYEMAVKAFHNGEENEAFIYLKNALKADPQHLSSKLLLAKVYFYANNLGSAEKQLREALEMGADINLVLPLLGNVLLLQNKTDELLALADREHEFSKSTQFEWKLLQGQVLLKQGQTESAKQLFEQATQLAPGKTAAMNSLAMLYLQQKQYTLAEQWIERSLAQEQSNERTWLLKGDLVSAKGDLTTALQHYQRAYELDPKDPKVLRSLVIINLKMDEVAEAKRYLKLVQQQTPNDPTAILLSASLLSEEDGKDIAEQALATLAQNISTADGEQLADANNLLFIQGASEYILNNDEKAQQYLSQYLRQQPSDLAATRLLAKVYLRNGEKSRLQLLLQDNFDYIIGELALSSQLVYLYLEAGNLYQAQQAFEEIRAYHSGSPYVVLLEAELARASGEPQRAYQLLSAMPYQTDDAPLKWLQIKGELALQLGLLEDAKDIVNALQQRNLQTENANNLLAAYYIKTEQNQVALSYLDKVLAVNPDNLSAAYNKAVVYQNQGQFPQALALLETILAEHKQHAPSHLLMANIYFQQQQYKMVIEQLDTLLNHQPDNRTALELKLTTLSRTQQWEEALQLVKKLNREYILNQDYLRSYAEVLIQLQRFDEADYPLDLLISLWEDQALKLIDLASLQIAAQKPNDAKQSLLDALELDPSLARALLMLTSLELSQGQLAAAAKTLDKFEAQFSQTSQSLLLRGRLLLAQGKAQQAQKRFSSALAKQPLNREAAIHLYQLASQNIGVEAFHQQMEATLNDGEQMFWQRRLLADSYLQHGQNTQAIQHYEVLRKSPQLKNEPGLLNNLANLYALDDLDKAFQTINIVLQQGVKSAAILDTAGWIEQQRGNQQQALVYLREAYTMNASDPSIRYHLAVVLNKLNRPVEAKRELEAALESEQDIAEYEQAKALLDRLN, from the coding sequence ATGAAAAAATTATTGATTGCTTTTGTTTTATCATCGCTAGTAAATGTGAGCTTGGCTAATGAACAAATGAACGATTATGAAATGGCGGTTAAAGCCTTTCATAATGGTGAAGAAAACGAAGCTTTTATCTATTTAAAGAACGCGTTGAAGGCCGATCCTCAACACCTTTCTTCTAAGTTATTGTTAGCTAAAGTGTATTTTTACGCCAATAACTTAGGTTCGGCGGAAAAGCAATTACGTGAGGCCCTAGAAATGGGGGCTGATATCAACCTAGTGCTACCGCTATTAGGTAACGTTTTATTGCTACAAAACAAAACTGATGAGCTGTTAGCGTTGGCAGATAGAGAGCACGAGTTTTCTAAATCAACACAATTTGAGTGGAAGCTGCTGCAAGGGCAGGTACTGTTAAAGCAGGGGCAAACGGAGTCGGCTAAGCAGCTGTTTGAACAAGCTACGCAACTGGCTCCCGGCAAAACCGCGGCAATGAATAGTTTAGCCATGTTATACCTTCAGCAAAAACAATACACTTTGGCTGAACAGTGGATCGAACGCTCTTTAGCACAAGAGCAAAGTAATGAACGCACATGGTTATTAAAAGGTGACTTAGTTTCTGCTAAAGGCGACTTAACTACCGCTTTGCAGCATTATCAGCGAGCTTATGAACTTGACCCTAAAGATCCTAAGGTCTTGCGTAGCTTAGTTATCATCAATCTAAAAATGGATGAAGTGGCAGAGGCGAAACGCTACCTAAAGTTAGTGCAACAACAAACACCTAATGATCCCACTGCTATTTTGTTGTCGGCCAGTTTATTGAGCGAAGAAGATGGTAAGGATATCGCCGAACAGGCCTTAGCAACTTTAGCGCAAAATATTTCTACCGCCGATGGTGAACAGTTGGCTGATGCGAATAACTTGTTATTTATTCAGGGAGCATCAGAGTACATTCTCAACAACGATGAAAAGGCTCAGCAATACTTGAGTCAATATCTACGCCAACAGCCGAGCGATTTGGCGGCTACCCGCTTGTTGGCAAAAGTGTATTTGCGTAACGGTGAAAAAAGTCGACTGCAGTTGCTATTACAAGATAATTTTGACTACATCATTGGTGAATTAGCCTTATCTAGCCAGTTAGTTTATTTGTATTTGGAAGCGGGTAACCTTTACCAAGCGCAGCAGGCCTTTGAGGAGATCCGCGCCTATCACAGTGGCTCTCCCTATGTGGTGTTGCTTGAAGCGGAGCTAGCGCGCGCCTCAGGTGAGCCTCAGCGGGCCTATCAATTATTAAGCGCTATGCCTTATCAAACGGATGATGCCCCCTTAAAATGGTTGCAGATTAAGGGTGAATTGGCTCTACAGTTAGGCTTGCTCGAAGACGCTAAAGACATTGTGAACGCCTTGCAGCAACGAAACCTGCAAACCGAAAATGCTAATAACTTGCTGGCTGCTTACTACATCAAAACCGAGCAGAACCAAGTCGCTTTGAGTTATTTGGATAAAGTTCTAGCTGTTAATCCTGATAATCTCAGTGCTGCCTATAACAAAGCTGTTGTATACCAAAACCAAGGCCAGTTTCCGCAAGCTTTAGCGCTGCTGGAAACAATACTCGCTGAACATAAACAGCATGCCCCTAGCCATCTGTTAATGGCCAATATCTACTTTCAACAGCAGCAATATAAAATGGTTATCGAGCAGCTGGATACCTTGTTAAATCATCAGCCAGATAACAGAACAGCTCTAGAGCTAAAACTAACCACCTTATCGCGGACTCAACAATGGGAAGAGGCGTTACAGTTAGTTAAAAAACTCAATCGCGAATATATTCTTAACCAAGATTACTTACGTAGCTATGCTGAAGTGTTAATTCAATTACAGCGCTTTGATGAGGCTGATTATCCTCTTGATCTGTTAATTAGTCTTTGGGAAGACCAAGCCCTTAAATTAATTGATTTAGCCAGTTTACAAATCGCGGCTCAGAAACCAAATGACGCTAAGCAAAGCTTGCTTGACGCCTTAGAGCTTGACCCGAGTTTAGCTAGAGCTCTATTAATGTTGACCAGTTTAGAGCTGTCACAGGGGCAGCTGGCTGCTGCGGCAAAAACCTTGGATAAGTTTGAGGCGCAGTTTTCTCAAACTAGTCAATCTTTACTGTTAAGAGGGCGTTTGTTACTCGCCCAGGGTAAGGCTCAACAGGCTCAAAAACGGTTTAGCTCCGCCTTAGCGAAACAACCCTTAAACCGTGAAGCGGCAATTCACCTTTATCAATTAGCTAGCCAAAATATTGGTGTTGAGGCATTCCATCAGCAAATGGAAGCGACGTTGAATGATGGTGAGCAAATGTTTTGGCAACGACGCTTATTGGCTGACAGTTATTTACAACATGGACAAAATACTCAAGCTATTCAGCATTACGAGGTTCTAAGAAAGTCCCCACAGTTGAAAAATGAACCGGGTTTACTTAATAACTTAGCCAATTTATATGCGCTGGATGATTTAGATAAAGCTTTTCAAACGATTAATATCGTCTTACAACAAGGTGTGAAAAGCGCAGCTATTTTAGACACTGCTGGCTGGATAGAGCAGCAGCGGGGCAATCAGCAGCAGGCTTTGGTGTATCTACGTGAGGCCTACACGATGAACGCCTCTGACCCGAGTATTCGGTACCACTTGGCGGTGGTACTTAATAAGTTAAATCGACCAGTAGAGGCGAAGAGAGAGCTAGAAGCGGCACTAGAGTCTGAACAAGATATTGCCGAATATGAGCAAGCGAAAGCTTTGCTGGATAGATTGAATTAA
- a CDS encoding methyl-accepting chemotaxis protein has product MSLTINQRLLILAIGPLLVLAGSMLYLSYHETSALSHAQSNETQASMMDRRKDELKSYLDMAYSSIADIYENGGNLEQALPTLKRLKYGESGYLFGYDKSGVRFLLGLSDNGIGKNYWTLQDKQNQYIVQDLLKASKAGEFYTYYFPKPGGTEALPKLSYAIYLDKWDVFIGTGFYTDDVDAIISKLKDEAEQSLSSSMLFISITALVFLGLALVISYFINRSIMAPLKDLNQSFAKLASGDADLTARLRTDYVYEFGQLASNFNIFIGLLHEIISKVGTVAHEVAQETSSMSARANSVDKLLLEQREETEQVATAMTEMTASAHDVSDNANQAASSAQQVDSNAGEAMTTVSSAVHSVEQLANEIGQASEVISRLEGDVQNISSALSVIQGIAEQTNLLALNAAIEAARAGEQGRGFAVVADEVRQLASRTQQSTGEIHEMIERLKNGSDAAVSAMDSSQERSTEAVSGANAASDALRLIKESIQHIMDMNALIATATEEQSHVGQEISQRVVHIADQSSQSAGLAQENRAGSVNLNERAEELEALVQRFKL; this is encoded by the coding sequence ATGTCGCTAACCATTAACCAACGTTTGCTAATCCTTGCCATCGGGCCATTGCTTGTACTGGCTGGTAGCATGTTATACCTCAGTTATCATGAAACTAGCGCTTTGAGCCATGCGCAAAGTAATGAGACTCAAGCCAGCATGATGGACAGGCGTAAAGATGAATTAAAGTCCTACCTTGATATGGCCTACTCATCCATCGCGGATATATACGAAAACGGCGGTAATTTAGAGCAAGCGCTGCCGACACTTAAACGTCTAAAATACGGCGAAAGTGGCTATTTATTTGGTTACGATAAAAGTGGCGTACGATTTTTACTCGGATTAAGTGATAATGGTATAGGTAAAAACTACTGGACCCTACAAGACAAGCAAAACCAGTACATAGTACAAGATTTGCTAAAGGCTTCTAAAGCCGGTGAATTCTATACCTATTACTTTCCCAAACCAGGTGGCACAGAAGCCTTACCTAAACTCAGCTACGCCATTTATTTAGACAAATGGGACGTATTTATCGGCACCGGATTTTATACCGATGATGTTGACGCGATAATTAGCAAACTCAAAGATGAAGCAGAGCAAAGCTTAAGCTCATCGATGCTGTTTATTTCAATAACCGCCCTCGTTTTTCTTGGCTTAGCTTTAGTGATTAGCTACTTCATCAATCGCAGCATCATGGCTCCGCTAAAAGATTTGAACCAATCCTTTGCTAAGTTAGCTTCTGGCGATGCCGATCTCACAGCTAGGCTTAGAACCGACTACGTATACGAATTTGGTCAACTGGCTAGCAACTTCAATATTTTTATTGGTTTGCTACATGAGATAATTAGTAAAGTCGGCACCGTAGCCCACGAAGTGGCCCAAGAAACGTCCTCCATGTCAGCCCGCGCAAACAGCGTCGACAAACTATTGTTAGAGCAACGTGAGGAAACCGAACAAGTGGCTACAGCAATGACAGAAATGACCGCCTCGGCTCACGACGTATCCGATAATGCCAACCAAGCCGCTAGCTCAGCCCAACAAGTAGACAGTAATGCCGGTGAGGCTATGACCACGGTTAGCTCTGCAGTGCACAGTGTCGAACAGTTGGCTAACGAAATAGGCCAAGCCAGCGAAGTCATCAGCCGCCTAGAAGGAGATGTGCAGAATATTTCTTCAGCTTTAAGTGTGATTCAAGGAATTGCAGAACAAACTAACCTATTGGCGCTAAATGCAGCCATTGAAGCCGCTCGAGCCGGAGAGCAAGGCCGCGGTTTTGCGGTGGTTGCCGATGAAGTAAGACAATTAGCCAGTCGCACTCAACAAAGCACTGGTGAAATTCACGAAATGATTGAACGCCTGAAAAACGGCTCTGATGCTGCAGTATCCGCCATGGACAGTAGCCAAGAGCGCAGTACAGAAGCAGTAAGTGGTGCCAACGCAGCCAGCGATGCATTGCGGCTAATTAAAGAGTCGATTCAACATATCATGGATATGAATGCCTTAATTGCAACGGCTACCGAAGAACAAAGCCATGTGGGACAGGAAATTTCCCAGCGCGTGGTGCATATCGCCGACCAATCGAGTCAGTCTGCAGGACTTGCTCAAGAAAACCGAGCAGGAAGTGTGAACCTCAACGAACGAGCCGAAGAGCTAGAAGCTTTAGTGCAGCGCTTTAAGCTGTAA
- a CDS encoding methyl-accepting chemotaxis protein — translation MSLTIRQRLLLLSIAPILVFAIIILWLTTSETQKLSHEQSQATHESMLKLKKVELRSYMELAYSSIASIYEAGGTLEQALPILKSLEYGESGYIFGYSAEGIRIFSGSSDKGLGENFWSLQDKQGQYLIQGLIKASKNKQFYTYHFPKPGQTEALPKLSYAIFLERWNLMMGTGFYTDDIETVIRELEQQSEQSLKSSLQLIAVSVVALLAFALVIGFFINRSIMTPLQELNRSFAKLASGEADLSARLSDNYVYEFAQLTTNFNAFISLLHEIISKVGAVSQHVAEETHSMSTRANHVDQLLLEQRQQTEQVATAMTEMSASANDVSSNANQAAESAHQVDNSAETAMTTVTGAVHRVEQLAEELTQASEVISQLEVDIKDISAALNVIQSIAEQTNLLALNAAIEAARAGEQGRGFAVVADEVRNLANRTQQSTGDIDAMIERLISGSDAAVSVMNHSQQRGSEAVTGANAASEALLKIKQSVQHIMDMNALIASATQQQNHVGQDISQRIEQIAENSNASAQLAQENQAGSASLKQRAQQLEELVSRFTL, via the coding sequence ATGTCTTTAACTATTCGCCAACGGCTACTCTTACTATCGATAGCACCCATACTTGTCTTTGCCATTATCATCCTATGGCTCACCACCTCAGAAACCCAAAAACTCAGTCATGAGCAATCACAAGCAACTCATGAAAGTATGTTAAAGTTAAAGAAAGTAGAGTTACGCTCTTATATGGAATTAGCCTACTCTTCTATTGCTAGCATCTACGAAGCTGGCGGAACCTTAGAGCAAGCACTGCCTATTTTAAAAAGTTTAGAGTACGGCGAATCTGGCTATATTTTTGGTTACAGCGCCGAGGGTATTCGTATCTTTTCGGGTAGCTCTGATAAAGGTCTAGGAGAAAACTTTTGGTCACTACAAGACAAACAAGGTCAGTACCTCATTCAGGGCTTAATTAAGGCATCTAAAAATAAACAATTTTACACCTACCACTTCCCTAAACCGGGACAAACAGAAGCCCTACCTAAGTTAAGTTACGCTATTTTTTTAGAGCGTTGGAATTTAATGATGGGCACAGGGTTTTATACCGACGATATAGAAACAGTCATCCGCGAATTAGAGCAGCAAAGTGAGCAAAGTTTGAAATCATCCTTACAACTCATTGCTGTGAGTGTTGTTGCATTGCTAGCCTTCGCTCTGGTTATCGGCTTTTTTATCAACCGTAGCATCATGACGCCACTGCAGGAACTCAATCGCTCCTTTGCCAAGCTAGCCTCAGGCGAAGCCGATCTCAGTGCCAGACTCAGCGATAATTATGTTTACGAATTTGCTCAGTTAACCACCAATTTTAATGCATTTATTTCACTACTTCATGAAATCATTAGTAAAGTGGGTGCGGTATCACAACACGTTGCTGAAGAAACCCACTCTATGTCGACACGTGCAAATCATGTTGACCAACTATTATTAGAGCAGCGCCAACAAACTGAACAAGTGGCCACCGCTATGACCGAAATGTCGGCTTCAGCAAATGATGTCAGTAGCAATGCCAATCAAGCTGCTGAATCGGCCCATCAGGTTGATAACAGTGCTGAGACAGCAATGACAACCGTCACAGGCGCGGTTCATCGAGTGGAACAACTAGCAGAAGAGCTCACCCAAGCCAGTGAAGTGATCAGCCAACTAGAGGTCGACATTAAAGACATATCCGCAGCTTTAAACGTGATTCAAAGCATTGCCGAACAAACCAACCTGCTCGCCTTAAATGCAGCAATTGAAGCGGCTCGAGCTGGTGAACAAGGACGTGGATTCGCAGTAGTGGCCGATGAAGTTCGAAACTTGGCCAACCGCACCCAGCAGAGCACTGGTGATATCGATGCGATGATTGAACGGTTAATCAGTGGCTCAGATGCGGCGGTCTCGGTGATGAACCATAGCCAACAACGAGGTAGCGAAGCAGTAACAGGAGCCAATGCAGCCAGCGAAGCCCTATTGAAGATTAAGCAATCAGTGCAGCACATCATGGATATGAACGCATTGATAGCGAGCGCAACTCAACAACAGAATCATGTAGGCCAAGATATATCTCAGCGAATTGAACAGATTGCTGAAAATTCAAACGCCTCAGCGCAGCTTGCCCAAGAAAATCAGGCTGGCAGCGCCAGTTTAAAACAACGAGCACAACAGCTAGAGGAATTAGTGAGCCGTTTCACCTTGTAG
- a CDS encoding patatin-like phospholipase family protein — MNSTTQCQALRSLVPIFAGGGTRLPAHIGILAGLKELEIEFSHIVGVSGGSIISALFASGMDVQQIKQIALDTNFERFKGFSLFSLLRNGGLCSGDKFEAWIDELLMGVTFSQLPMQLHIVATDVRSGSPVVFDALKTPNEKVSRAVRFSMSIPLIFSFKPYQEHLMVDGSILSEDALHQDWAEDGTPVICFRLRGDNDIRPVQTNGFVPLAAYISLLIRTFMTTISREYVNEKFWHRTIVVNTGNTSPVDFHLSDDAKLRLFNIGYKTALEIVPAKIWQQNIPSKKPL; from the coding sequence ATGAACAGCACGACGCAATGCCAAGCCTTAAGATCTTTAGTGCCTATATTTGCCGGAGGAGGCACTCGCTTACCTGCGCACATCGGTATTTTGGCCGGCTTAAAAGAGCTGGAAATCGAATTTTCTCACATCGTTGGTGTATCTGGAGGCAGCATCATTAGCGCATTATTTGCTAGTGGTATGGATGTTCAGCAAATCAAACAAATCGCCTTAGATACCAACTTTGAACGTTTCAAAGGTTTTTCCTTATTTAGCCTACTGCGTAACGGAGGCTTGTGCTCGGGAGACAAGTTTGAAGCTTGGATCGACGAGCTACTCATGGGAGTTACCTTTAGCCAATTACCGATGCAGCTGCATATTGTAGCAACCGACGTTCGCTCTGGCTCTCCGGTCGTGTTTGACGCGCTAAAAACCCCTAATGAAAAAGTCTCAAGGGCGGTACGTTTTTCCATGTCCATTCCACTGATCTTTTCTTTTAAGCCCTACCAAGAGCATCTCATGGTAGATGGAAGTATTCTCTCTGAAGATGCACTTCATCAAGACTGGGCCGAAGATGGTACTCCAGTTATTTGTTTTCGACTACGCGGTGATAATGACATTAGACCGGTGCAAACCAATGGTTTTGTCCCCTTAGCCGCTTATATTTCGCTACTAATTCGCACCTTCATGACTACCATATCCCGCGAGTACGTTAACGAAAAGTTTTGGCATCGCACGATAGTGGTCAACACTGGAAATACTTCTCCGGTTGATTTTCATTTGAGTGATGATGCCAAACTACGCTTATTCAACATTGGCTATAAAACGGCCTTAGAAATTGTACCGGCCAAGATTTGGCAACAAAATATCCCCTCTAAAAAGCCACTATAA
- a CDS encoding endonuclease/exonuclease/phosphatase family protein, whose product MRSINVFYKVLYCLTFSSLLCFSAYAQLPACNNQQLSYQPALSTDLQALPNVDDFSVLVWNTYKGQKSTWHQQLSHLSRNVDFMLLQEVSQRQINVWPLSEQWFRYQAKAFEWRGDQLGVMNLAKFASAKSCLVLSPEPWIRLPKSALLQLYRWGDEELLIINVHSINFTLGDEDYQQQLTRLQVWLSHYKGAVILAGDFNTWSEGRLAVLQRFVRSLQLRAARFEPDLRSHFFGKTLDHVFYRGLELKASTSIATDASDHNALVLRLGFVKH is encoded by the coding sequence TTGAGAAGTATTAACGTTTTCTACAAAGTCTTGTATTGCTTAACGTTCAGCAGCCTCCTTTGTTTTAGTGCTTATGCGCAATTGCCGGCTTGTAATAATCAACAGTTGAGTTATCAACCGGCCTTGTCTACGGATCTGCAAGCTTTGCCCAATGTGGATGATTTCTCGGTATTGGTATGGAATACCTACAAAGGACAAAAAAGCACTTGGCACCAACAATTAAGCCATTTAAGTCGCAATGTTGATTTCATGCTGTTGCAGGAAGTTAGCCAACGGCAAATTAATGTTTGGCCTTTAAGTGAACAGTGGTTTCGTTATCAAGCCAAGGCTTTTGAATGGCGTGGTGACCAACTAGGCGTGATGAATCTAGCCAAATTTGCCAGTGCTAAAAGCTGTTTAGTGCTAAGCCCAGAACCTTGGATTAGGTTACCTAAGTCTGCTTTGTTGCAGCTTTATCGCTGGGGCGATGAAGAATTGTTAATCATCAACGTACACAGTATTAATTTTACTTTGGGTGATGAAGATTACCAACAGCAGTTAACGCGATTGCAGGTATGGCTTAGCCATTACAAAGGGGCGGTGATTTTAGCGGGTGACTTTAATACTTGGAGTGAGGGACGTCTAGCGGTATTACAGCGGTTTGTTAGGAGTTTGCAATTGCGCGCCGCCCGTTTTGAACCGGATTTGCGCAGTCACTTTTTTGGCAAAACTTTAGATCATGTGTTCTACCGAGGGCTGGAGCTTAAAGCCAGCACCAGCATTGCCACTGATGCCTCAGATCACAATGCCTTAGTGCTGCGTTTAGGCTTTGTTAAGCACTGA
- a CDS encoding lytic transglycosylase, protein MKALIVGLLTLLLGACQLVSPQSEQVDYTPLVAPETDLAPSPSPIAEPSEIETIVKNEAKPSPKPIVYDDVWQRIEAQLNLPLPENKKRLQAQLNWFLKHPDYMTRVSQRAEPYLFFIVEELERRQMPVELALLPIVESAFQPFAYSHGRAAGMWQIIPGTGKRFGLEQNWWYDGRRDVYASTHAALDYLEYLHKFFDGNWLHALAAYNSGEGRVKRAIRANQKAGKATDFWSLDLPRETRAYVPKLLALSKMLQNRDSYKLTIPAIANQAYFEKVDTYSQIDLALAAELAEIELKQLHQLNPGFNRWATAPNGPHYLLIPSKRVANFELALASLSKQERMQWARYKVKSGDSLSVIASRYNTTSKQIRELNQLSNNTIRIGQHLLVPVSSRKQSAYTLSQSQRLAIQQNKPRGNIKLEYTVKSGDSFWSIAQAYKVNHRNIAKWNGMAPADTLKPGQKLVIWQQSKVAKDYIQSVTYKVRSGDSLSRIAQKFKVSVADLLKWNDLNKNHYLQPGQTLKLYVNVAEVSA, encoded by the coding sequence ATGAAAGCGCTCATTGTTGGCCTTTTAACTTTATTACTGGGCGCTTGCCAACTCGTTTCCCCCCAGTCAGAACAGGTGGATTACACGCCCTTAGTCGCGCCCGAAACAGACTTAGCCCCTAGCCCATCGCCGATTGCAGAACCCAGCGAAATTGAAACAATCGTTAAAAATGAAGCTAAGCCAAGCCCAAAACCGATAGTCTACGATGATGTTTGGCAGCGCATCGAAGCCCAGCTCAATTTGCCTTTGCCTGAAAACAAAAAACGGCTACAAGCTCAGTTAAATTGGTTCCTAAAACACCCCGATTACATGACTCGGGTATCACAGCGAGCGGAACCTTATTTATTCTTCATCGTTGAAGAACTCGAGCGACGCCAAATGCCTGTGGAATTAGCCCTGCTACCAATAGTTGAAAGTGCCTTCCAACCCTTTGCCTATTCACATGGGCGAGCGGCAGGTATGTGGCAGATTATTCCCGGAACCGGCAAGCGTTTTGGCCTAGAGCAAAACTGGTGGTATGACGGCAGACGCGATGTTTATGCCTCAACACATGCCGCTTTAGACTATTTAGAATATTTACATAAGTTCTTTGACGGAAACTGGCTACACGCCTTAGCCGCCTACAACTCTGGCGAGGGTCGGGTCAAACGGGCCATTAGAGCCAACCAAAAAGCCGGTAAAGCCACCGACTTTTGGTCTTTAGACCTACCCAGAGAAACCCGCGCCTATGTACCGAAGTTATTGGCGCTAAGTAAAATGCTGCAAAATCGCGATAGCTATAAGCTCACGATCCCAGCCATTGCCAACCAAGCCTACTTTGAAAAGGTGGATACCTACAGTCAAATAGATTTAGCGCTGGCGGCCGAACTGGCAGAAATAGAACTGAAACAACTTCATCAGTTAAACCCAGGCTTTAACCGCTGGGCAACGGCCCCTAATGGCCCGCATTACTTGCTTATCCCCAGCAAACGGGTAGCTAATTTTGAATTGGCGCTGGCCTCACTGTCGAAACAAGAGCGCATGCAATGGGCTCGCTATAAGGTTAAGTCTGGCGACAGCCTCAGCGTGATAGCTTCTCGCTACAATACCACCAGCAAACAAATTAGAGAGCTAAACCAGCTTAGCAACAACACTATTCGTATCGGTCAGCACTTGTTAGTGCCAGTATCGTCGCGCAAGCAAAGTGCTTATACCTTAAGTCAAAGCCAACGTTTGGCCATCCAACAAAACAAACCTCGCGGCAATATCAAACTTGAGTATACGGTTAAATCTGGTGATAGTTTTTGGAGTATCGCCCAAGCTTATAAAGTGAATCACCGCAACATTGCTAAATGGAATGGCATGGCCCCCGCCGACACCTTAAAGCCGGGGCAGAAATTGGTCATTTGGCAGCAGTCAAAAGTCGCCAAAGACTATATTCAAAGCGTCACCTACAAAGTAAGAAGTGGTGACTCCTTATCCCGCATCGCCCAAAAATTCAAAGTATCAGTCGCCGATCTATTAAAGTGGAACGACCTCAATAAGAACCATTACTTACAACCAGGTCAAACCCTTAAACTATACGTCAACGTGGCAGAGGTCAGTGCTTAA